One segment of Hippopotamus amphibius kiboko isolate mHipAmp2 chromosome 2, mHipAmp2.hap2, whole genome shotgun sequence DNA contains the following:
- the SLC25A37 gene encoding mitoferrin-1 isoform X3: protein MATLLHDAVMNPAEVVKQRMQMYNSPHPSALSCIRTVWGTEGLGAFYRSYTTQLTMNVPFQSIHFITYEFLQEQINPYRGYNPQSHIISGGLAGALAAAATTPLDVCKTLLNTQENVALNLANVSGRLSGMANAFRTVYQLNGLPGYFKGVQARVIYQMPSTAISWSVYEFFKYFLTKHKLENRTPY from the exons ATGGCCACCCTGCTCCACGATGCAGTAATGAATCCAGCAGAAG TTGTGAAGCAGCGCATGCAGATGTACAACTCGCCGCACCCGTCGGCCCTCAGCTGCATCCGGACGGTGTGGGGGACGGAGGGCTTGGGGGCCTTCTACCGGAGTTACACCACGCAGCTGACCATGAACGTTCCCTTCCAGTCCATCCACTTCATCACCTACGAGTTCCTGCAGGAGCAAATCAACCCTTACCGGGGTTACAACCCGCAGTCCCACATCATCTCAGGCGGGCTGGCCGGAGCCCTGGCCGCAGCCGCCACCACCCCCCTGGACGTCTGCAAGACCCTCCTCAACACTCAGGAGAACGTGGCCCTCAACCTGGCCAATGTCAGCGGCCGGCTGTCGGGCATGGCCAACGCCTTCCGGACGGTGTACCAGCTCAACGGCCTGCCCGGCTACTTCAAGGGCGTGCAGGCCCGCGTCATCTACCAGATGCCGTCCACTGCCATCTCCTGGTCCGTCTATGAGTTCTTCAAGTACTTCCTCACCAA